The proteins below come from a single Candidatus Cetobacterium colombiensis genomic window:
- a CDS encoding DUF1904 domain-containing protein — MPHLKFRGIDKNILIENSKELIDGLTSIIQCDRTWFTIEHTETEYIFDGAIVPGYTFVDIAWFDRGQSTKDLVADFVTKFCKKLTNNNDTTVIFYPLEGSNYYDNGEHF; from the coding sequence ATGCCACATTTAAAATTTAGAGGCATCGATAAAAATATTTTAATTGAAAATAGTAAAGAATTAATCGATGGTTTAACGTCTATTATTCAATGTGATAGAACTTGGTTTACTATTGAACATACCGAAACTGAGTATATTTTCGATGGAGCTATTGTTCCTGGCTATACTTTTGTTGATATCGCTTGGTTTGATAGAGGACAATCTACAAAAGATCTTGTAGCAGATTTTGTTACAAAATTTTGCAAAAAATTAACAAATAACAACGACACTACTGTTATCTTCTATCCCCTTGAAGGTTCTAATTATTACGATAATGGAGAGCATTTCTAA
- a CDS encoding shikimate kinase, which produces MKSNIALIGFMGSGKTTIGRILAKSLDMKFIDIDRCISIREKKTIPEIFEEHGEKYFRDLERAIIEEESKDNNIVISTGGGAIIDNVNIKNLKATSFVVFLDCDINTIFERVKKSKTRPLLNNSEDVLKTIKELHEKRQTLYKISSDFSIKIDLNTNIYDSVEKIKNAYILS; this is translated from the coding sequence ATGAAATCTAATATCGCTCTTATCGGCTTTATGGGAAGTGGTAAAACTACAATTGGTAGAATTCTTGCTAAAAGCTTAGATATGAAATTTATAGATATCGATCGTTGTATATCTATACGGGAAAAAAAAACTATCCCTGAGATATTCGAAGAACATGGTGAAAAATATTTTAGAGATTTAGAACGGGCTATTATTGAAGAAGAGTCTAAAGATAACAATATTGTTATCTCAACTGGTGGTGGTGCTATCATCGATAATGTTAATATAAAAAATCTTAAAGCTACTTCCTTTGTAGTTTTCTTAGATTGTGATATTAACACAATTTTTGAAAGAGTTAAAAAAAGTAAAACTAGGCCTCTTCTTAATAATTCTGAAGATGTACTAAAAACAATTAAAGAATTACACGAAAAAAGGCAAACTCTTTATAAAATATCTTCTGATTTTTCTATCAAAATAGATTTAAATACAAATATTTATGATAGTGTTGAAAAAATAAAAAATGCTTATATTTTAAGCTAA
- a CDS encoding SDR family NAD(P)-dependent oxidoreductase: MNNLYGKTVFITGATKGIGRSCALAYAEKGSNLILTARSGDLLDSLKEELIRKYGVKVYTLVIDVQNSADVENKVNSLPESFKNIDILINNAGLALGLDKAFLATPTDIDAVIDTNVKGMLYITSSIVPLMLKNNSGHIVNLGSIAGDAAYAGGAIYCASKAAVKSFSDGLRIDLVDTNLRVTNIKPGLVETEFSKVRFKGDIEKANNTYKGINALTPDDVANVVIYATGLPENVQLTEIAMTPNHQADGRTVHRNI, from the coding sequence ATGAACAATTTATATGGTAAGACTGTTTTTATTACAGGTGCGACAAAGGGTATTGGAAGAAGCTGTGCTTTAGCTTATGCAGAAAAAGGTTCGAATCTTATTTTAACTGCTAGAAGTGGTGATTTATTAGATTCATTAAAAGAAGAGTTAATTAGAAAATATGGAGTTAAAGTTTATACTTTAGTTATTGATGTACAAAATAGTGCTGATGTAGAAAATAAAGTAAATTCTTTACCTGAATCATTTAAAAACATTGATATTCTAATTAACAATGCTGGATTAGCTTTAGGTTTAGACAAAGCTTTCCTTGCCACTCCTACTGATATTGATGCTGTTATTGACACTAACGTAAAAGGAATGCTTTATATTACAAGTTCTATTGTTCCGCTTATGTTAAAAAATAATTCAGGGCATATTGTTAATTTAGGTTCTATTGCTGGAGATGCAGCTTATGCTGGAGGGGCTATATACTGTGCTTCTAAAGCAGCTGTAAAATCATTTTCTGATGGTTTAAGAATTGACTTAGTTGATACTAATTTAAGAGTTACTAATATTAAACCTGGATTAGTTGAAACTGAATTTAGTAAAGTTAGATTTAAAGGTGATATTGAAAAAGCAAATAATACTTATAAGGGAATTAATGCACTAACTCCTGATGATGTAGCTAATGTTGTTATTTATGCTACGGGATTACCTGAGAATGTTCAATTGACAGAGATTGCAATGACTCCTAACCATCAAGCTGATGGTAGAACAGTTCATAGAAATATTTAA
- a CDS encoding formate/nitrite transporter family protein, translated as MKVYLTNKETTEQVLLLGENKGHYSFSKTVLLGFMGGVYIALSALGNLIANFTVGGGAGKFIGAAVFPTGLMLVVLVGGSLFTGDCLGLLAFTKGRVEKTTYTRNLCAVWVGNFLGSIFIAYVSYFAGNYSTPEFASYVVGVAEHKVHLTFVEAVSSGFLCNVLVAIGVWFALAAKDLAGKILAIWFPIMLFILGGFQHVVANMYYVSIGKILMSTAYSPSQMGMHFLAVTIGNFLSGALFLPLIYKKLYMND; from the coding sequence GTGAAGGTTTATTTAACAAACAAAGAAACGACGGAACAAGTTCTTCTTTTAGGAGAGAACAAAGGGCACTACTCATTTAGCAAAACAGTTTTACTTGGATTCATGGGAGGAGTTTACATAGCTCTGTCAGCTTTAGGAAACTTAATAGCCAACTTTACTGTAGGTGGAGGTGCTGGAAAGTTTATAGGAGCAGCAGTATTCCCAACAGGGTTAATGTTAGTTGTACTAGTTGGAGGATCGTTATTTACAGGAGATTGTTTAGGATTATTAGCATTTACAAAAGGAAGAGTTGAAAAGACAACATATACAAGAAATTTATGTGCTGTATGGGTAGGGAATTTTTTAGGATCAATATTTATTGCATACGTATCTTATTTTGCAGGAAATTATTCAACACCAGAGTTTGCGAGTTATGTAGTTGGAGTAGCAGAACATAAGGTACATTTAACTTTTGTAGAAGCAGTATCAAGTGGATTTTTATGTAATGTGTTAGTTGCAATAGGAGTATGGTTTGCTTTAGCTGCAAAAGATTTAGCTGGAAAAATTTTAGCAATTTGGTTTCCAATTATGCTATTTATTTTAGGAGGATTTCAGCACGTTGTTGCAAATATGTATTATGTGAGTATTGGAAAAATATTAATGTCAACAGCATATTCTCCAAGTCAAATGGGTATGCACTTTTTAGCAGTAACAATCGGAAACTTTTTATCTGGAGCTTTATTTTTACCTTTAATATACAAAAAATTATATATGAATGACTAA
- a CDS encoding WYL domain-containing protein, translated as MKKIRVTVSEDIWRLLKKDSEEFGINNNKLCNFILDKFKYTKKFDIDKFIEPQGRPLKKVVQFDLNVANKNIYYDILRANEVEVEAEFFRELFEIYSSQFKYQREIFIFQDTYKTILDAIKNKVKVRINYMKNSYTISPYFIKREDQGDENFIFAYDDENKLYKSLKLKDTIVLGILNEKIQIRDKKYIENIRKNFDPFLGERLLIKAIFTSNGESMLRSFTNYKPKLLKKEDEIYYFEMTLENAKFYFSSFLKEVIIIEPEILREELKKSFLEAYKIYEHSDS; from the coding sequence ATGAAAAAAATAAGAGTTACAGTTTCAGAAGACATCTGGAGGCTACTAAAAAAAGACTCAGAAGAGTTTGGAATAAATAATAATAAACTGTGCAATTTTATTTTAGATAAATTTAAATATACAAAAAAATTTGACATAGATAAATTTATAGAGCCCCAAGGAAGACCTTTAAAAAAGGTTGTACAATTTGACTTGAATGTAGCTAATAAAAATATATACTATGATATTTTGAGAGCAAATGAAGTTGAAGTAGAAGCAGAATTTTTTAGAGAGCTATTTGAAATATACTCATCACAGTTTAAATACCAAAGAGAAATATTTATATTTCAAGATACATACAAAACAATACTAGATGCTATAAAAAATAAAGTTAAAGTAAGAATAAATTATATGAAAAATAGTTATACAATATCTCCATATTTTATAAAAAGAGAAGATCAAGGAGATGAAAATTTTATATTTGCTTATGATGATGAAAACAAGTTATATAAAAGTTTGAAATTAAAAGATACTATAGTTTTAGGAATATTGAATGAAAAAATTCAAATCAGAGATAAAAAATATATAGAAAATATAAGAAAAAATTTTGATCCATTTTTAGGAGAGAGACTTTTAATAAAAGCTATATTTACATCTAATGGTGAAAGTATGTTGAGAAGTTTTACAAACTATAAACCAAAGCTTTTAAAAAAAGAGGATGAAATTTATTATTTTGAAATGACTTTAGAAAATGCAAAATTCTATTTTTCTTCTTTTTTAAAAGAAGTTATAATAATAGAACCAGAAATTTTAAGAGAAGAGTTAAAAAAATCTTTTTTAGAAGCTTATAAAATTTACGAACATAGCGATTCATAA
- a CDS encoding alanine/glycine:cation symporter family protein: MEILKLIINEVNKILWEKNILVILLIGMAVYTSYKTKFMQIRLFGEIVKTLKGESTDGQKMSSLEAFYLGTACRVGAGNIAGVVAAISVGGPGALFWMWLVALLGASTSFVESVLAVVYREKDSDGNYRGGTPWIIKNRLKKRGLGIVYAISSIICYIGAIQVMSNSVTESVVGAYKLNPKLVAIFLSVIVAITIFGKSKKDSIIQALNKIVPAMACMYLIVVIFVIVTNISSIPLVFSKIFSSAFGITQIAGGTLGGIIMQGVKRGLFSNEAGSGNGNYAAALADVEEPVKQGMVQSLSVFVDTLVICSATAFVILLADENVTIGLNGMILFQEALKSHIGWIGIPFTVVILFFFSFSTILGVTFYGKNALQFISESSKLNFVYKIIVILMVYIGGIEQNYFVWSLADFGLGLMTIINIIAITPLIKESIFYLEKYEQKLKGYVKINP, from the coding sequence ATGGAAATTTTGAAGCTAATAATCAACGAAGTGAATAAAATACTTTGGGAAAAAAATATCCTTGTAATTTTATTAATAGGAATGGCAGTTTATACAAGTTATAAAACTAAGTTTATGCAAATTAGATTATTTGGTGAAATAGTAAAAACTTTAAAAGGTGAAAGTACTGATGGACAAAAAATGAGTTCATTAGAAGCATTTTATTTAGGAACAGCATGTAGAGTGGGTGCTGGAAATATAGCAGGAGTAGTAGCAGCGATATCAGTGGGAGGTCCAGGAGCACTATTTTGGATGTGGTTAGTAGCTTTACTAGGAGCATCAACTTCTTTTGTAGAATCAGTTTTAGCGGTTGTTTATAGGGAGAAGGATTCGGATGGAAATTATAGGGGTGGAACACCTTGGATTATAAAAAATAGACTGAAAAAAAGAGGATTAGGTATAGTTTATGCAATTTCTTCAATTATTTGTTATATAGGAGCAATACAAGTAATGTCTAACTCAGTTACAGAATCTGTTGTAGGTGCTTATAAATTAAATCCAAAATTAGTTGCAATATTTCTATCAGTTATAGTTGCAATAACAATTTTTGGAAAAAGTAAAAAAGATAGTATAATTCAAGCGTTAAATAAAATTGTTCCAGCTATGGCATGTATGTATTTAATTGTAGTTATATTTGTCATTGTCACTAATATATCATCTATTCCTCTAGTTTTTTCTAAAATATTCTCTTCAGCTTTTGGAATAACTCAAATTGCGGGGGGAACATTAGGTGGTATAATAATGCAAGGAGTAAAAAGAGGATTATTTTCAAATGAAGCAGGAAGTGGAAATGGTAATTATGCAGCAGCTTTAGCAGATGTGGAAGAACCAGTTAAGCAAGGCATGGTTCAATCTCTAAGTGTATTTGTAGATACTTTAGTTATTTGTAGTGCTACAGCATTTGTAATCTTATTAGCAGATGAAAATGTTACAATAGGTTTAAACGGAATGATATTATTTCAAGAGGCTTTAAAAAGTCATATAGGATGGATTGGAATTCCTTTTACAGTTGTAATTTTATTTTTTTTCTCTTTTAGTACAATTTTAGGAGTAACTTTTTATGGGAAAAATGCTCTTCAATTTATAAGTGAAAGTTCGAAATTAAATTTCGTGTATAAGATTATTGTTATACTTATGGTTTATATTGGTGGAATTGAACAAAATTATTTTGTATGGTCGTTAGCAGACTTTGGATTAGGGTTGATGACGATTATAAATATAATTGCGATTACTCCTTTAATAAAAGAAAGTATTTTTTATCTAGAAAAATATGAGCAAAAATTAAAGGGATATGTTAAAATAAATCCATAA
- the brnQ gene encoding branched-chain amino acid transport system II carrier protein: protein MNKKKEILILGFALFSMFFGAGNLLFPPSVGVAVGKDWFQAGLGFFLTGIGLPLLGILAFTKVGSLDDFANKVSNKFNTIYSTILILVIGPLFAIPRTGSTTFEMGVLPLFPNSNPTVLAIATSVIFFGITLFLVLNESSITDILGKFLTPIILLILSLITILGITSDLGTPVDSVINSNPFSYGFVSGYQTMDALASVLFGVIIIRGLEGKGINNKNEQKMFLSNAGFIAAIGLGFIYLSLIYLGAQISSIKGLTTAQTTLTLAQMTLGNIGKVAFGICVAAACLTTSVGLVALASEWFSKLTKISYKKIALGICIFSTVLSVAGLDYLISLSIPVLVILYPITIVLILLNIFGIKSVLTFRIVVITTFIISIAETLKVNLDFIPLAKAGFPWILPACIAFGISFILKKIEVKKTV, encoded by the coding sequence ATGAACAAAAAGAAAGAAATATTAATTTTAGGTTTTGCTCTATTTTCTATGTTTTTTGGAGCTGGAAATCTACTTTTTCCACCTTCGGTTGGTGTAGCTGTAGGTAAAGATTGGTTTCAAGCTGGACTTGGATTTTTTCTAACTGGTATAGGACTACCTTTATTAGGTATTTTGGCCTTTACTAAAGTTGGAAGTTTAGATGATTTTGCAAATAAAGTTTCAAATAAATTTAATACAATTTATTCTACTATATTAATTTTAGTAATCGGTCCTTTATTCGCTATTCCTAGAACAGGATCGACTACTTTTGAAATGGGAGTTTTACCGCTTTTCCCTAACTCAAATCCTACAGTTTTAGCAATTGCTACTTCTGTTATATTCTTTGGAATAACATTATTTTTAGTTTTAAATGAATCAAGCATAACTGATATTTTAGGAAAATTTTTAACTCCTATAATTCTTTTAATTTTATCTCTAATAACTATACTTGGAATAACTAGTGATTTAGGAACTCCTGTAGATTCGGTTATTAACTCAAATCCATTTTCTTATGGATTCGTTAGTGGATATCAAACAATGGATGCTCTTGCTTCTGTTTTATTTGGTGTTATTATAATTAGAGGACTTGAAGGAAAAGGAATCAATAATAAAAATGAACAAAAAATGTTTTTAAGTAACGCAGGTTTTATTGCTGCTATTGGTCTTGGTTTTATATATTTAAGTTTAATTTATTTAGGAGCACAAATTAGTAGTATTAAAGGACTTACAACTGCACAAACTACTTTAACTCTAGCTCAAATGACTTTAGGTAATATTGGAAAAGTAGCTTTTGGTATTTGTGTTGCAGCTGCATGTTTAACTACTTCTGTTGGACTTGTTGCTTTAGCAAGCGAATGGTTTTCTAAACTTACTAAAATTTCTTATAAAAAAATTGCATTAGGAATTTGTATTTTTTCAACAGTACTTTCTGTTGCTGGTTTAGATTATTTAATAAGTTTATCTATTCCTGTTTTAGTAATTCTTTACCCTATTACTATAGTTTTAATTCTACTAAATATTTTTGGTATTAAAAGTGTTTTAACTTTTAGAATCGTTGTTATAACTACTTTTATTATTAGCATCGCTGAAACTTTAAAAGTTAATCTAGATTTTATTCCTTTAGCTAAAGCTGGATTCCCATGGATTTTACCTGCTTGTATAGCTTTTGGTATAAGCTTTATTTTAAAAAAAATTGAAGTAAAGAAAACAGTATAA
- a CDS encoding NCS2 family permease — MERLFQLKEHGTTVKQEIIAGITTFLTMAYIIFVNPSILSMTGMDKGALITVTCLASAIGTAITAFWVNAPLAMAPGMGLNAFFTFTLVLGNGATWEQALGVVFISGVIFLALTFSGLREKIIDAIPAEIRLAVGAGIGLFIAFIGMQGMGLIVSNPATIVSLGKFNLNVVLGLIGFAIMGFLEMRKVKGGILVGIVLTTILGIIFGAVELPSQIISMPPSPAPIALKLDVLGAIKPIFLGSIFSFMFVDLFDSLGTIMACAHEAEMIDEKGKIKNVSKILEADAVATVIGSLLGTSTTTTFVESASGIAVGGRTGLTALTTAILFAISLFFSPLIGVVPAFATAPALILVGVYMFKNLLDINFHNIEVAIPCFLIIILMPLTYSISIGISFGFISYILVCIFNKKISHVKPIMWAIGFFSVIELMFK; from the coding sequence ATGGAGAGATTGTTTCAATTAAAGGAACACGGAACAACAGTGAAACAAGAAATAATAGCGGGGATTACGACTTTTTTAACAATGGCGTATATTATATTTGTTAATCCTTCTATTCTTTCAATGACAGGGATGGACAAAGGAGCACTAATAACGGTAACGTGTTTAGCATCTGCTATAGGAACTGCAATAACAGCGTTTTGGGTAAATGCACCATTAGCGATGGCGCCTGGAATGGGATTGAATGCGTTCTTTACTTTTACATTAGTTTTAGGAAATGGGGCCACTTGGGAACAAGCTTTAGGAGTAGTATTTATATCAGGGGTAATATTCTTAGCTTTAACATTTTCAGGACTTAGAGAGAAAATAATTGATGCTATACCTGCAGAAATAAGATTAGCAGTAGGAGCTGGAATAGGTTTGTTTATAGCTTTCATAGGAATGCAGGGAATGGGATTAATAGTTAGTAATCCAGCAACGATTGTTTCATTAGGTAAATTTAATTTAAATGTTGTGTTAGGTCTAATTGGGTTTGCAATAATGGGATTCTTAGAAATGAGAAAAGTTAAAGGTGGAATTTTAGTTGGAATTGTACTGACAACAATTTTAGGAATTATATTTGGAGCAGTAGAATTACCATCTCAAATTATTTCAATGCCTCCAAGTCCAGCTCCAATAGCTTTAAAACTAGATGTATTAGGAGCTATAAAGCCAATATTTTTAGGTTCAATATTCTCGTTCATGTTTGTTGATTTATTTGATTCATTAGGAACAATAATGGCTTGTGCTCACGAAGCTGAAATGATAGATGAAAAAGGTAAAATAAAAAATGTAAGTAAAATATTAGAAGCGGATGCAGTTGCTACAGTGATAGGATCTTTGTTAGGAACATCAACAACTACAACATTTGTTGAATCAGCATCAGGAATAGCTGTTGGAGGAAGAACAGGATTAACAGCACTAACAACAGCTATTTTATTTGCGATTTCATTGTTTTTTTCACCACTAATAGGAGTAGTTCCAGCTTTTGCTACAGCACCAGCACTAATTTTAGTTGGAGTGTATATGTTTAAGAATCTTTTAGATATAAATTTCCATAATATAGAAGTAGCAATACCTTGTTTTTTAATAATAATATTAATGCCTTTAACTTATAGTATATCAATAGGAATTTCATTTGGATTTATTTCTTATATATTAGTATGTATATTTAATAAAAAAATAAGTCATGTTAAGCCAATAATGTGGGCAATTGGATTTTTCTCTGTAATAGAGTTAATGTTTAAATAA
- a CDS encoding PTS sugar transporter subunit IIA — MGLFDFFKKKKEDEWFNIYSPLNGKVIPLSEIPDDAFSQKMIGDGCGIDPTEGAICSPVAGEIDIFATNHAVSFEVPNGLELIVHFGIDTVKLNGEGFTRIAEPGSTVEVKDELIKYDLAYIKENAKSTKTPVIIANMDQVEALEVVASGDVKIGDLLMKVKIKK; from the coding sequence ATGGGTTTATTTGATTTCTTTAAAAAGAAAAAAGAGGATGAGTGGTTCAATATCTATTCGCCACTAAATGGAAAAGTTATTCCTTTAAGCGAAATACCGGATGATGCTTTTTCTCAAAAAATGATTGGAGACGGATGTGGAATTGATCCTACTGAGGGAGCAATCTGTTCACCAGTAGCTGGAGAAATTGACATTTTTGCTACTAACCACGCAGTTAGTTTTGAAGTTCCTAACGGACTTGAGTTAATTGTTCACTTTGGAATTGATACAGTTAAATTAAATGGAGAAGGATTCACTAGAATTGCTGAACCTGGATCAACTGTAGAGGTTAAAGATGAGCTTATTAAATACGATTTAGCTTACATTAAGGAAAATGCTAAATCAACAAAAACTCCTGTTATTATTGCTAACATGGACCAAGTTGAAGCACTTGAAGTAGTTGCTTCTGGAGATGTTAAAATAGGAGACCTTTTAATGAAAGTTAAAATCAAAAAGTAG
- a CDS encoding fumarate hydratase, whose protein sequence is MKVLDLNLVTNEVARLCIEANYFIGNDVLNKIKECQKTETSELGKVILSQIIENDEIAAKDNVPMCQDTGLVVVFLEIGTEVKINGDIYAAINAGVAKGYKDGFLRKSVIRHPLDRVNTQDNTPAVIHTKLIPGSDKVKIIIAPKGGGSENMSTLKMFKPADGIEGVKKFVVESIKNAGGNPCPPIIVGVGIGGNFERCAELAKEALLRDIEDISSDPIAAALEKELLELINKTNVGPQGLGGKTTALAVKVETQACHFASLPVAVNLNCHAARHKEVTL, encoded by the coding sequence ATGAAAGTACTAGACTTGAATTTAGTTACTAACGAAGTAGCTAGACTTTGTATTGAAGCCAATTATTTTATTGGTAATGATGTTTTAAACAAAATTAAAGAATGCCAAAAAACAGAAACAAGTGAATTAGGTAAAGTTATTTTAAGTCAAATAATCGAAAATGATGAAATTGCAGCTAAAGATAATGTTCCTATGTGTCAAGACACTGGTCTAGTTGTTGTTTTTTTAGAGATTGGTACTGAAGTTAAAATTAATGGCGATATCTACGCTGCTATAAATGCCGGTGTTGCTAAAGGATATAAAGATGGATTTTTAAGAAAATCTGTTATCAGACACCCACTTGATAGAGTTAATACACAAGATAACACTCCAGCTGTCATTCATACTAAATTGATTCCTGGATCTGATAAAGTCAAAATTATTATTGCTCCTAAAGGTGGAGGTTCTGAAAATATGAGTACTTTAAAAATGTTTAAACCTGCTGACGGTATTGAAGGAGTTAAGAAATTTGTTGTAGAAAGTATCAAAAATGCTGGTGGAAATCCATGTCCTCCTATTATTGTTGGGGTTGGAATTGGTGGAAACTTTGAAAGATGTGCTGAACTTGCTAAAGAGGCACTTTTAAGAGATATTGAAGATATTAGTTCTGATCCTATTGCCGCGGCTCTAGAAAAAGAACTTTTAGAACTAATCAATAAAACTAATGTTGGTCCTCAAGGTCTTGGAGGAAAAACAACAGCTCTTGCTGTTAAAGTTGAAACTCAAGCATGTCATTTCGCATCTTTACCTGTTGCTGTCAACTTAAATTGTCATGCTGCTAGACACAAGGAGGTAACATTATGA
- a CDS encoding Fe-S-containing hydro-lyase, translated as MIKLTTPLRDEDIKKLKSGDAVSITGTIYTARDAAHARLVKLLEEGKELPFDVKGQIIYYAGPSPAKPGQPIGSCGPTTSYRMDSYSPAILDQGLKGMIGKGARDSAVRDSIIKNGAIYFAAVGGAAALIAKSVKSSEIIAYEDLGAEAIRKLEVIDFPAIVINDCNGNDLYEIARNNSNE; from the coding sequence ATGATTAAATTAACTACTCCTTTGAGAGATGAAGATATTAAAAAATTAAAATCTGGTGATGCTGTCTCTATAACAGGTACTATTTACACTGCTAGAGATGCTGCACATGCTAGACTTGTTAAACTTTTAGAAGAAGGAAAAGAATTACCTTTTGATGTTAAAGGTCAAATAATATATTATGCTGGTCCTTCTCCTGCAAAACCTGGACAACCTATTGGAAGTTGTGGGCCTACAACTAGCTACAGAATGGATTCTTATTCTCCTGCTATTTTAGACCAAGGATTAAAAGGAATGATTGGAAAAGGAGCTCGTGATAGTGCTGTTAGAGATTCAATTATTAAAAATGGAGCAATTTATTTTGCTGCTGTTGGAGGTGCTGCAGCCCTTATCGCAAAATCTGTTAAAAGTAGTGAAATCATCGCCTATGAAGATTTGGGTGCTGAGGCAATTAGAAAGTTAGAAGTTATTGATTTTCCAGCTATTGTAATTAATGATTGCAACGGAAATGATTTATATGAAATAGCTAGAAATAACTCAAATGAATAA